Proteins encoded by one window of Arachis hypogaea cultivar Tifrunner chromosome 1, arahy.Tifrunner.gnm2.J5K5, whole genome shotgun sequence:
- the LOC112709129 gene encoding uncharacterized protein isoform X2, whose amino-acid sequence MRTKIMDPSEECHSSESGWTMYIGSPIHDDDDDHGDGDNSYISRYSNNNEGYHQQDNESDDDDDDDDSMASDASSGPSHLHGVDSNNNGKDFQHQEDEEEYDDDGGINKQCFLEKKNNNARKKKEEKKKKKKKEMVMKDNNSKGNNNNNKMRKSLWMGKGK is encoded by the exons ATGAG AACAAAAATAATGGATCCATCAGAAGAATGTCACAGCAGTGAATCAGGATGGACTATGTATATTGGGTCCCCCatacatgatgatgatgatgatcatggtGATGGAGACAACAGTTATATTAGCAGGTACAGTAATAACAATGAAGGTTATCATCAACAAGATAAtgaaagtgatgatgatgatgatgatgatgattctaTGGCTTCTGATGCTTCCTCTGGGCCAAGCCACCTTCATGGGGTTGATAGTAATAATAATGGCAAAGATTTCCAGcatcaagaagatgaagaagaatatgatgatgatggtggtatCAACAAGCAGTGTTTCttagagaagaagaataataatgctagaaagaaaaaagaagagaagaagaagaagaagaagaaagagatggtAATGAAGGATAATAATAGCaaaggtaataataataataataagatgagAAAAAGTTTGTGGATGGGAAAAGGGAAATAG
- the LOC112709129 gene encoding uncharacterized protein isoform X1, translated as MKLISSHHLNNMLFFESLISLSLTASIAVFCSFERTKIMDPSEECHSSESGWTMYIGSPIHDDDDDHGDGDNSYISRYSNNNEGYHQQDNESDDDDDDDDSMASDASSGPSHLHGVDSNNNGKDFQHQEDEEEYDDDGGINKQCFLEKKNNNARKKKEEKKKKKKKEMVMKDNNSKGNNNNNKMRKSLWMGKGK; from the exons ATGAAACTCATCTCATCTCATCATCTTAATAATATGCTCTTTTTTGAAAGCTTAATTTCACTTTCATTGACAGCTTCTATAGCTGTCTTCTGCTCCTTTGAGAG AACAAAAATAATGGATCCATCAGAAGAATGTCACAGCAGTGAATCAGGATGGACTATGTATATTGGGTCCCCCatacatgatgatgatgatgatcatggtGATGGAGACAACAGTTATATTAGCAGGTACAGTAATAACAATGAAGGTTATCATCAACAAGATAAtgaaagtgatgatgatgatgatgatgatgattctaTGGCTTCTGATGCTTCCTCTGGGCCAAGCCACCTTCATGGGGTTGATAGTAATAATAATGGCAAAGATTTCCAGcatcaagaagatgaagaagaatatgatgatgatggtggtatCAACAAGCAGTGTTTCttagagaagaagaataataatgctagaaagaaaaaagaagagaagaagaagaagaagaagaaagagatggtAATGAAGGATAATAATAGCaaaggtaataataataataataagatgagAAAAAGTTTGTGGATGGGAAAAGGGAAATAG